One genomic segment of Mastomys coucha isolate ucsf_1 unplaced genomic scaffold, UCSF_Mcou_1 pScaffold22, whole genome shotgun sequence includes these proteins:
- the LOC116104553 gene encoding leucine-rich repeat extensin-like protein 5, with amino-acid sequence MVREGEGTRTRGRPPRRLRLKQRPPLARLIALGAPGSGAASLPAFLASRRALNNQPQGRAASRSWVVAGYPAEPGAQLGSPRAGPGDQRLIPFPPLTVTQAGDSPVAAKCRGPRVADSSAWRASLKKAGGGGDMRVRRVRPPGSPRELITAGAPRREPRRPQVHARLPSAPTHGAPRDLGGDPEGTSPRSPPSCHIARGKLAEGRGRLPSRLPSVHARQPGRGLAPSLSSTGFTWKQARRLEFPNCPVGFCTDPVCSWAANSEDSLDPDHLIFLGSPTFAPHPSFPASTKFTPRRLLPAPLSRRRGGPGSAPPAALQRPGFRCSAPAKEIKEQN; translated from the coding sequence ATGGTACGCGAAGGCGAGGGGACCAGGACTCGCGGGAGGCCACCGCGGAGGCTGCGACTCAAGCAGCGGCCGCCCTTAGCCAGGCTCATCGCGCTAGGAGCACCCGGGTCCGGGGCCGCCTCCCTCCCCGCTTTCCTTGCGAGCCGTCGAGCCCTGAACAATCAACCCCAGGGCCGGGCAGCGTCCCGATCGTGGGTTGTCGCCGGGTACCCGGCCGAGCCGGGAGCTCAGCTTGGCTCTCCACGTGCAGGTCCCGGGGACCAGCGGCTAATTCCGTTCCCGCCCCTGACAGTCACGCAGGCGGGAGACAGCCCAGTGGCGGCCAAGTGCAGGGGGCCCCGGGTGGCTGACAGCTCTGCCTGGAGGGCGTCGCTTaaaaaggcaggaggaggaggagacatgaGGGTGAGGAGAGTCCGCCCTCCGGGGTCGCCGCGCGAGCTAATCACAGCGGGCGCACCGCGGCGCGAGCCCCGACGCCCGCAGGTTCACGCGCGGCTCCCCTCCGCCCCCACCCACGGCGCTCCCCGGGACCTTGGCGGTGACCCCGAGGGGACCAGCCCGCGCTCGCCACCTAGCTGTCACATAGCCCGGGGAAAACTTGCAGAAGGACGAGGAAGGCTCCCGTCCCGCCTCCCCTCTGTCCACGCGCGCCAGCCCGGGAGGGGACTCGCGCCGAGCTTGAGCTCCACGGGTTTCACTTGGAAACAAGCGCGGCGGCTGGAGTTCCCCAACTGTCCTGTCGGCTTCTGCACAGACCCAGTTTGTTCCTGGGCCGCCAACTCTGAGGATTCGTTAGATCCCGATCACTTGATTTTTTTAGGGTCACCAACATTTGCACCTCACCCCTCCTTTCCAGCTTCCACGAAGTTCACGCCCAGGCGCCTCCTACCCGCACCGCTGAGCCGGCGCCGGGGAGGACCCGGGTCAGCTCCTCCAGCCGCACTTCAAAGGCCAGGATTTCGGTGTTCCGCGCCcgcaaaggaaataaaagagcaGAATTAA
- the Shisa3 gene encoding protein shisa-3 homolog, with translation MGALLALCLLVGLLRWVPAGAQQPGEYCHGWVDAQGNYHEGFQCPEDFDTQDATICCGSCALRYCCAAADARLEQGGCTNDRGELEHPGITAQPVYVPFLIVGSIFIAFIILGSLVAIYCCTCLRPKEPSQQPIRFSLRSYQTETLPMILTSTSLRAASRQSSTATSSSSTGGSVRRFSFARAEPSCLVPSSPPPYTTGHTIHLTQPSGFLVSPQYFAYPLQQEPPLPGKSCPDFSSS, from the exons ATGGGGGCGCTGCTGGCGCTCTGTCTGCTCGTGGGCTTGCTGCGCTGGGTCCCGGCGGGCGCGCAGCAGCCTGGGGAATACTGCCACGGCTGGGTGGACGCGCAGGGCAACTATCACGAGGGGTTCCAGTGCCCCGAGGACTTCGACACGCAGGACGCCACCATCTGCTGCGGCTCCTGTGCGCTCCGCTACTGCTGCGCGGCAGCCGACGCCAGGTTGGAGCAGGGCGGCTGCACCAACGACCGCGGAGAGCTGGAGCATCCTGGCATCACCGCGC AGCCTGTCTACGTTCCCTTCCTGATCGTCGGCTCCATCTTCATCGCCTTCATCATTTTGGGCTCGTTAGTGGCTATCTACTGTTGCACCTGTTTGAGACCCAAGGAGCCCTCCCAGCAACCCATCCGCTTCTCACTTCGAAGCTATCAGACAGAGACCTTGCCCATGATCCTCACCTCCACCAGCCTCAGAGCAGCCTCCAGGCAGTCGAGCACGGCCACCAGCTCCAGCTCCACAGGAGGATCTGTCCGGAGGTTCTCCTTTGCCAGGGCTGAGCCAAGCTGCTTGGTACCCTCCTCACCCCCACCTTACACCACTGGCCACACCATCCACCTGACCCAGCCATCCGGTTTCCTGGTGTCACCCCAGTATTTTGCATACCCTCTCCAGCAAGAGCCCCCATTGCCTGGGAAGAGCTGTCCAGACTTCAGTTCCAGTTGA